The genomic interval GTCACATCAGCATTACCCACTTTCTTTACTCTAAAAGAAAATCGGACATCAACATACTCTTCATCAATCGGTGTCACCGAGTTGATAAGCAATGTCTCAACAATTCCAGTGAACCGGATGTAAGCAAATCCAAATCCATAGGAAGTTGACTGAACTTGTCCGTCAACACCGCCCCGTGGCGTCTTCATTCCTGTGGTAGATGTCACCTTTAAGATATGGCCATCCACTTCACCCTGGGAAACGGGCATATTGCTCGCGCCATGTACATAATGAAAATGCGCCGAATCGACAGCATTCTCCGCCATTTCTTGATTTCGCGTTTTAATCTTCCATGAACGGCGCTCATCCTTGGTCCACTCTTCAGAGCGGGTCTCTTCAAGATCTGGTAACTCCCACTTCGGCTCACCACCATTTGGATGGTGCCAGATCATAACTTGGCCGTTACGCTCTACCGTATGCCAAGTTCCTATCTTAGCCTTCGAAGGTATCTTCTTAGCATAGGGAACTTCGGTACATTTTCCGTCACCGTTAAACTTCCAGGCATGAAACGGGCATTCAATACAATTACCCTTAACCTTACCGCCGTGACCGAGGTGAGCTCCTAAATGGGGACAAAAAGCGTCCAAAACTTTAACCTCACCATCGTCACCCCGAAAAGCAACCAAGTCTTGTCCAAAATATTTAAGAGGAACAACTGACCCAACCTCTAGTTCGTCGCAATATGCAACTTGAAACCAACCGATTGGATACGGGCTGAAAGGGAATTCTCTGTTTTCCATTATGATGCTCCTGAGCCGGGCTTAAAATGTAAGCCTGAGTTAATCGTTTTCCATATCTGTCATACCGCGCAACAAGAGTTCCGCGGCAACGCGCATTTGCTCTACGACCTTCTTGCGCGAATGGAGCCCACTGCTCCAACCGACCAATGATGCGAACCAAACCTGTTGTAAGAGGAACGAAACATTCTCTTCCAACTCACTCACTTCTGAATCATCGTCAATTGCAGCACCGCGTAGCGCCACTGTTATTGTTCGTGTCATCGCACTGTGAAAATTTGCCACCCGAGGGCTTAATTCGGGGTCACCTGATGCAACCGCACGAAGAATTGCCTTCGCGAGGTTGGGCTTTTTCGTAAGACCCTTCGTCGCTAAATCGAAGAAACCCAACACTCGCTCGAGCCGTGTTCCCTCGGTTGACATCTTTTTGCTGATGCGTCGGCCAAGTCGTTCTGATTCCAGCTCCAAGGCCGCAACCAACAGATCTTCCTTGCTCCGAAACCGTTTATAAAACGTTCCCAAAGCCACACCTGCATGAGCTGCTACATCTCGCATACGCACAGCCTCAAAACCGCCCTCTTCAGCCAGTTCTACGGCCGTGGCCACGATACGTCTCGTTCGTTCTTCTTGCTCCAACATCCCGCGTCTTCCTTTTCACATCTCGTAAACAAACAATCGAATTAGAGTGCTTCGCTCCCAGTCGCCAAATGACTGCCCAGCCGTGCCAACATCTGATTTGCCCCGCCGAGGGTCAATTCCATCTGACGGGCCAAAAGCGAATACCGAAACAACGGATAGTCGCAATCAACCCCCATACCACCGTGAATGTGCTGAGCGGAAGCTGCAATTCTATGACCACCTTGAGATGCCCAATATTTCGCTATCATCACCTCAGTGCTCGCCTCTTTACCCGCAGCCAACCTCCA from Deltaproteobacteria bacterium carries:
- a CDS encoding Rieske 2Fe-2S domain-containing protein, whose protein sequence is MENREFPFSPYPIGWFQVAYCDELEVGSVVPLKYFGQDLVAFRGDDGEVKVLDAFCPHLGAHLGHGGKVKGNCIECPFHAWKFNGDGKCTEVPYAKKIPSKAKIGTWHTVERNGQVMIWHHPNGGEPKWELPDLEETRSEEWTKDERRSWKIKTRNQEMAENAVDSAHFHYVHGASNMPVSQGEVDGHILKVTSTTGMKTPRGGVDGQVQSTSYGFGFAYIRFTGIVETLLINSVTPIDEEYVDVRFSFRVKKVGNADVTKGVGAAFMGEVSRQLEQDIPIWENKIHHERPLLCDGDGPIGIFRRWCKQFYAESEEKSDTAAA
- a CDS encoding TetR/AcrR family transcriptional regulator; amino-acid sequence: MLEQEERTRRIVATAVELAEEGGFEAVRMRDVAAHAGVALGTFYKRFRSKEDLLVAALELESERLGRRISKKMSTEGTRLERVLGFFDLATKGLTKKPNLAKAILRAVASGDPELSPRVANFHSAMTRTITVALRGAAIDDDSEVSELEENVSFLLQQVWFASLVGWSSGLHSRKKVVEQMRVAAELLLRGMTDMEND